AACTTCAAGGGCGCCGAGCGCGCGCTGGAGTGCGGCGCCGACCTGATGGTGGTGCCCTTGTCTGCCAGCCACGCCCACAGCCTGGCCAACCTGCGCAAGACCCCCGACGAGGTGGTTGCCGAGGTGGCCCGCATCCGTGCGCTGCGCGACAGCAGCGGCCGCCGCACATTGATCGAAGGTGGCGTGGGCACGGCCTTTGGTTGCACCCTGCAGGGCGAGGTGGCTGAGAGCGAAGTGCTGCGCCTGATGGTGGCCTTGCTGGATGCGGGGGCCGACCGCGTGAGCCTGGCTGACACCGTGGGTTTTGCCGACCCGGCCTCGGTCGCCCGGCTGTTTGAAAAGGCCCGCGCCCTGGTGGGCGACCGCCTGGCCTGCGCGCACTTCCACGACACGCGCGGCATGGGCCTGGCCAATGTGTATGCCGCCTGGCAGGCAGGCATCACCCGCTTCGACGCCTGCCTGGCGGGCATTGGCGGCTGCCCGCACGCGCCGGGCGCCAGCGGCAATGTCACCACCGAAGACCTGGTGTTCATGCTGGAGCGCATGGGCGTTGCCACGGGCATTGACGTGACCGCGCTG
Above is a window of Acidovorax sp. KKS102 DNA encoding:
- a CDS encoding hydroxymethylglutaryl-CoA lyase, which produces MHTSPIPSDPQPPVARAIVREVCLRDGLQSIATVVPTAHKIEWINAAFAAGQREIEVGSFVPARLLPQLADTAEVLAHAKTLPGLVASVLVPNFKGAERALECGADLMVVPLSASHAHSLANLRKTPDEVVAEVARIRALRDSSGRRTLIEGGVGTAFGCTLQGEVAESEVLRLMVALLDAGADRVSLADTVGFADPASVARLFEKARALVGDRLACAHFHDTRGMGLANVYAAWQAGITRFDACLAGIGGCPHAPGASGNVTTEDLVFMLERMGVATGIDVTALLTLRQRVAGWLAGETLHGTLWQAGLPQNAAPAALREAATA